Below is a window of Gemmatimonadaceae bacterium DNA.
GCAGGAAGGGGTACTGTGCCTGCAGGCGCTGCAGCACGGCCCAGGAGTCGTCGGAGGAGCCGTCCTCGATGACCACGACCTCGTACCGGGTGTCGCTGCCGCGGAACGCCTCGGCCGCCTTCTCCATGAAGAGCGGCAGGTTCTCGGCCTCGTCCTTGGCCGGCACGAGCACACTCACGTCGACGGGGCGCGCCCCGGCGGCGAGGGCGGCGCGCGCCGCCGGCCGTGTACTGACGGTCGTGCCGGCGGTCATACGCGTTTCCGCATGCGCGCCGAGAGCACGCCGAGCTGGTCGCGGTACTTGGCGACGGTGCGGCGGGCGATCACGACGCCGCCCTGCTTGAGGATGTCCACGATGGCCTGGTCGGTGAGCGGGTCCTTCGCGTCCTCGGCATCGACCAGCTTCTTGATCTGGTCCTTGATGCCGCGCGCCGAGACGTCGTCGCCGTCGGTGGTGGAGAGGCCGGAGGAGAAGAAGAACTTGAGCGGCAGCACGCCGCGCGG
It encodes the following:
- a CDS encoding RNA polymerase sigma-54 factor, yielding PRGVLPLKFFFSSGLSTTDGDDVSARGIKDQIKKLVDAEDAKDPLTDQAIVDILKQGGVVIARRTVAKYRDQLGVLSARMRKRV